In the genome of Paracholeplasma morum, the window CTGATTTAGTGTAAGATACTTTGGAATTTTGAAATACGATCATGTTTTCCAAGCACGATGACAATGTCTTTACTGCGAAGTTCACTATCGGCTTTAGGTAAAATTACATTCTTACCTCTCTTTATTAGTAGAATGTTTACATCAAAGCGATTTCTAACATCAAGATCAACGACCTTAGTACTCTTAAACGTTTCGCTGATGAATATTTCATAGACACCATAATCATCTGTAATATTATAGTAGTCTAATACGTTATCAGACAATAGTCTTCTCGCTAAACGTTTACCTGCAGATTTCTCTGAGGATATTACTTCGGTTGCTCCAACTTTTTCTGCTACTTTTGCATGATAGTCATTGTCAACTTTGACAGTGATTTTATCTACTTTTAAATCCGCAAGAATCATGGTTGTTAAAATAC includes:
- a CDS encoding potassium channel family protein, whose translation is MKKTYLVIGLDTFGIALCEELTSLGADVIALDRKEEAISRVTSFVENAVIGDSTDINVLREIGAQHADHAIVSIPGNVENSILTTMILADLKVDKITVKVDNDYHAKVAEKVGATEVISSEKSAGKRLARRLLSDNVLDYYNITDDYGVYEIFISETFKSTKVVDLDVRNRFDVNILLIKRGKNVILPKADSELRSKDIVIVLGKHDRISKFQSILH